The nucleotide sequence TGGTGGTGGTGGCGGCCGGGGCCGCCGTCGCGGGCCCGGCCGCCGGGAGGGTCGTGCTGCTGTGCAGCCCGAACCCGGCGTGGTGCGATGCGGTCAAGGCGGAGTTCCCTAAGGCCACGGGATTTCTTTGGACTACGTGCGCTTGAGCTCCGGGGAGGCTCTCGCCCGGATGCGGGCGGAACGCCAGAACCCCTCTCTGGACGTCTGGTTCGGAGGTACCGGCGATCCGCACCTGGTGGCCAACGAGGAGGGGCTGACGGAGTTTTACCGTCCGCGTGCGTGGGCCGACCTGCGCCCGGAGTTCCGTGAGGCCGTCGCCAACAAGTACATCCCGCTGTACGCAGGGATCTTGGGCTGGGCTCTCAACGAGCGTTGCTACGGGAGAAGAACGTGCCGGTTCCCCGCACGTGGCGGGACCTCGCCGATCCCCGTCGGCACGGGGTGCGAGTACCTCGTCGACACGCCGGTGGGGGAGGTGCAGGTCCTCGATCCCAGCGGTGCGCTGTCCGTCGGCACCGAGGTGCGGCTCACCTTCCGAGAGGCCGGGCTGTACCTCCTGTCGCGCGAGACGTCTCAGGCGACGCACGTATCGGTCGTCCTGGGAGGGCCGCAGTGGGGTCGGTAGGCGCGCGTCAGGCCCTGCCCGCTGCGACGTGCTATACTGCATCGGAGGGCGCTTAGCTCAGAGGGAGAGCGCTTCCTTGACGCGGAAGAGGTCAGAGGTTCAAGTCCTCTAGCGCCCACCATCTCCAAATCCCCCGGTCGAGGCCTCCGTGGGCACGTTGGGCTCCGGCGCGCGGGTGCACCTGTGCGGCGACACCCCGCTCGTGGCTGATGTGCCTGGGCCCTCGGGCGCGCGTCGGCGGACGCGCCTGATGGCGCACTCCTTCGGCCCGTCGCCCGGCATCCGACAGCCGCCTCCAGCGGTCCTTCAACCTGCAATCCAGATATCCAAATGTCCGAGGAGGATTTTCCCTCGGAGAGGCGAACACATATACGCCGAAAGTCTGATCGGAGTACCGGATGACCCTTGACCAGATTTTGGGATCTCTCCGGACTTCCAGGCGGTTCGCGGAGGGGTTTGTGGCCTGGCGGGAGTTGCCCGAAAGGCGCGCGTCGTGGGCACCGCTCCCGTCCGGCCTCCACCCCCGGCTCGCCGCGGCCCTACGGCAGCGCGGGATCGACCGGCTGTACAGCCACCAAGCAGAGGCCTACGAGCTGTCACAAACCGGACGCAACGTCGTGGTGGCGACGCCCACGGCCAGCGGCAAGACGATGTGCTTCAATCTGCCGGTATTGGACCGCGTACTCAAGGACCCGCAGGCCCGGGCCCTCTACCTGTTCCCGACCAAGGCCCTGTCTGCGGACCAGGTGGACGAGCTGCTGGGTCTGGTCGATCGGACGGACGCCTCGATTCGCTGCTACACATACGACGGCGACACGCCTCCGTCGGCACGGGGGGCGATTCGGACGGCAGGTCACATCGTCGTCACCAACCCGGACATGCTGCACGCCGCGATCCTGCCCCACCATACCAAGTGGCTCCGGCTGTTCGAAAATCTCAGATACGTGGTGGCCGACGAACTGCACGCGTACCGCGGCGTGTTCGGATCCCACGTCGCCAACGTCTTCCGCAGGCTGCGCCGCGTCTGCGCATTCTACGGTGCGAGCCCTCAGTTCATCGGCTGCTCGGCGACGATCGCCAACCCCGAGGAGCACGCGCGGCGTCTGTGGGGCGATCCGTGCGTCCTCGTCGACCGAAGCGGAGCGCCCTCGGGGCGCCGGATCTTCGCGATCTACAACCCGCCGGTGGTCAACGGCGCACTGGGGATCCGCCGCAGCGCGCTGCTGGAGGCACGCGACCTGGCCTCGGAGTTCGTGCGCAACCGCATCCAGACGATCGTCTTCGCCCGTTCTCGCCTGCGCGCCGAACTGATGACCACCTACCTCACAGACGTCGCACGTCGGTGGGCTCTTCCCCCGGCCTCCGTGCGGGGATACCGCGCGGGTTACCTCCCCTCGGAGCGGCGGGCCATCGAACGGGGGTTGCGGGACGGTTCGGTACGCGTCGTGGCGAGCACCAACGCTCTGGAACTCGGCGTCCACATCGGGCAAATGCAGGCCGCGGTGCTCGTCGGCTACCCGGGGACGGTGGCGTCGACCTGGCAGCAAGCCGGACGCGCCGGCCGGTCGTCAGAGACGAGCGTGGCGATCCTGGTCGCCACGAGCGATCCGCTGGACCAGTTCCTGGCCCGCCATCCCGAGTTCTTCTTTGACCGGTGCCCAGAACACGCGCTCGTCCACCCCGACAATTTGCTGGTCCTGACCAGCCACCTGCGGTGCGCCGCCTTCGAGCTGCCGCTGCGCACGGACGAGTCGTTCGGGCCCAGCACCTTCACCGAGATCCTGGGTTATCTGCAAGAGTGCGGTGTCCTGCACGAGGAGGACGGGCGCTGGCATTACGTCGACGGCGCCTACCCGGCCCAGGAGGTCTCCCTGCGGTCCGCCTCGGTCGAAAACGTCGTGATCGTGGACGTCACCCAACGCGCACGGCCACGTGTGATTGGCGAGGTCGATCTCGCCAGCGCGCCGGCACTGGTGCACGAGGGTGCGATCTACCTGCACCTGGGTCGTCAGTACCACGTCGAGCGGCTGAACTGGGAAGACCGCAAGGCGTACGTGCACGAGGTGCGCGTCGATCACTACACCGATGCGCAGATCGCCGCCGACATCCGCGTGCTCGTGGAATCGGCGTCGCAGCGAACGGCCGTGGACCGCGCCTACGGAGAGGTTTCGGTCACATACCGCCCGACGATCTTCAAGAAGCTGAAGCTCCACACGCACGAAAACGTCGGATGGGGCAAGATCCACCTGCCCGAGACGACGCTGCACACGACCGCCTACTGGGTAACCCTCCCCGAAGCGCTCGTGCGCGATCTGTCCAACGAGCAGATCGAGAGCGCTCTGCTGGGGCTTTCCCATGCGCTCCACAACGCCGCGCCGCTGTTCTTGATGTGCGATCCGCGCGATCTGGGACGCACGTGTCAGATCCGGGCTCCCCACACCGGCCGGCCGACGCTCTTCCTGTACGACGCAGTGCCCGGAGGGGTGGGGCTGGCCGAGCGCTTGTATGGGTTCCACGCGGCCTTGTGGGAGGCGGCTGCGGAGTTGGTCGCCGGCTGCCCGTGCCCGGCCGGGTGTCCCTCGTGCGTCGGCCCCCCGCTTGAGGTCGGCACGGACGGCAAGACCCTGGCACGGGCGCTGCTGCGGGCCGAGGTACCCTAGGCGGTGCCTGGCACTGAATTGCCGGCAACTCAGGGGTTTCGGCACCGGCTCCGACGGCGAAATCGGTGCCAGGCACGATGGCGGCGAGGACACGACGGTGCGACATCGGCTTAAGCGGCGGGAGATCGGTGCCTGGCACCCGATGACCGGGCCGGGTTTCGAGGTCCTGCGGACCAGCTTCCCGGCCCACGCGCGCCGCGGCCCGGTGCGGCTGAGCGAGGCGCCGGCGGACGGAACGATGTGGCTGGACACGGAGACCACCGGGTTGGCCGCGGGGACGGGGACGCAGGTCTTCTTGATCGGCGTGGCGTTTCGGGAAGGTGTCCACGTGGTGATCGAGCAGTACCTGCTGCGGCGGCTGGGTGCCGAGCGGTCGATGCTGGAGGTCGTGCGGGACCGCCTGGGCCAGGCATCCGTCCTGGTCACGTACAACGGCCGTCGGTTCGACTGGCCGCTGCTGGAGGTGCGCTTTCGGCTGCAACGCCTCAGCCTGCCGTGGGACGAGCCGCCCCACCTCGACCTGCTCCCGGTCGCCCGGCGGCTGTGGCGGCAGCCGGTCGGCACCGCGCGGCTGACAGCGATCGAGTGGGAGGTCCTCGGCCACCGACGTGACCGTGACATCCCGGGTGGGTTGATCCCGTCACGCTACATCGAGTTCCTGCGCAGTGGGGACGATGCGCTGCTCGAGGACGTCGTGGACCACAACCGGGAAGATGTGCTGACGCTGCTCAGCCTCCACGCGCTGGCGGATGCGATCTGCGACGGTCGCAGTCCCCCGGTGCCGGTCGATCCGATTGGGCTGGGTCTGCACCTGGAGCGGTTGGGAAGACAGGATCGCGCACTGGAGGCGTACGAACGCGCGCTGGCCGAAGAGTGCGATCCGGGGCGGCGATGGACGGCCGTGCGACGGCTGGCGCGCTTGTACCGGACCCGCGGCGACGGGCGCCGGTTGTTTGCGCTGTGGATGGCCGAGGCGGAGCGGGCCATCCTGCCCGCCCAGGTGAGCCTGCGGCGAGCAGCTCGGGTCGCCCGTCACGTGCTGCGCGACCCCGAAGCGGCGCTGGCCGTCGTCGATCGGGCGCTCGCCCGGGCGGAATGGGACGGCCTGCGCGGACGGATGCAGCTTTCGGGGATCGCGACCCTTGAGCGCATGCGGGCCCGACTCGTGCGGTCCTCCGCAGGTCGCCCTCGAAGGCCAGCCGACGGCAGCAGCCCCGACAAGGATGGCGTCTGCAGATCCTGACAGATCGGCGGTTCCTCGACACCGCAAACCACCCTTCGGCGCGAGGATGTGAAGCATCGGATCCCGGGTTTGGAGAGCTTGCGGGGAGGTAGAATCCTAGGAGCCGTGGCCACCGCCCTCCTCAGCGACCTCGCCCGCACCATGCACGCCGTGGCCGCCAACGCCGCCAAGCGCCAGAAGACCGCCATCCTCGCCCGGTACCTGCAGACACTGGACGACGACTCCCTGCGCATCGCCTGCACCTATCTCACCGGGCGCCTCTTCCCGCCCGGCACTCCCCGCAAGGCCAACGTCGGATGGTCGGCGATCATGTCGGTGTTGCAGGATCTGACCGGCGCGTCCGACCGACAGGTGAGCGAGGCCTACCTCCGGTGGGGAGACATCGGCGACGTGGCCGCAGAACTCCTCCGCCGGCGCCGGATCGCGCCGCTGTTCGCGAGTCCTCTGACACTGCCCGGTGTACACGAAACCCTCTCGGAGGCCGCCGCTGCAGAAGGCGCCGGATCGCGCCGCGCGCGGCTGCGGGCGCTGCGGGCGTTGCTCGAGCAGGCTTCTCCTGACGAAGGGAAGTACCTCGTGCGCATCCTCACCGGTGACCTGCGGATCGGGTTGCGGGAGGGGTTGTTGGAAGACGCCGTCGCCGAAGCGTTCGGCGCACACCCCGACGCAGTCCGGCGGGCGAACCTGCTCCGGTCGGACATCGGCGAGGTCGCCGTCATGGCGCGGCACGGGGCGCTGGGCAGCGCCGCCCTGGAGTCCTTCCACCCGTTTCGGTTCATGCTCGCCGGTACGGTCTTCACCGCGGAGGAAGCCTTGGCCAACGGCGGTCCGGTGCTGGCCGAGGACAAGTACGACGGTGTGCGCGTGCAGGTCCACCGGATCGGGGATCGGGTGGCGATCTATTCGCGGATGCTCGAGGACGTCACAAAGAGCTTTCCCGACCTGAAGGAAGACCTGCGCGGTCTGGGCGACAGCTACATCGCTGACGGTGAAGTGGTGGCGTGGCGCGGGCAGCGGCCGCTGCCGTTTTACGCCCTCCAGGAGCGCCTGCGCCGCGTCGATCCCGGCCCGCTGCTGTTGGAAGTGCCCGTGGTGCTATTCGTGTTCGACCTGCTGCGCCTGGGCGAGGAGGATTTGCTGGATCTCCCGCTGGCCGCCAGGCGCCGCCGCCTCGCTGAGCTGCATTTCGGGGAGCGTGTCCGGCCGACCCTCGCGGACGAGGTCGCAGACCCGCAGACGCTGACAGCGCGTTTTCGCGCGGCGCGGGACCGCGGCAACGAGGGGCTGGTGATCAAGCGTCTGGACTCCCCGTACCAGCCCGGGCGTAGGGGGAACCTGTGGGTCAAGTGGAAGGACGAACTTGCCACGCTGGATGTGGTGGTCGTCGCGGTCGAGCACGGACACGGCCGGCGCGCCGGCGTGCTCAGCGACTACACCTTCGCCATTCGCGACGGCGACGCGCTGCGGGTGGTGGGCAAGGCGTATTCGGGGTTGACCGACCGCGAAATCGCCGAGCTCACGGAGTGGTTTGCAGCACACACCGTACGCGACCGTGGCCGCTACAAGGTCGTCCAACCCCGGGTGGTCCTGGAAGTGGCGTTCGACGCCGTTACGCGCAGCGATCGCCACGATTCCGGCTACGCGCTGCGCTTCCCCCGCATCAAGCGCATCCGCCACGACAAGACGGCGCAGGAAATCAGCACGCTGCGCGATGTCGAGGCGATCTACCAGCGTCAGCGGACACAGGAGGGAAGCGGGCGAGGATCGGGACCCCTCGACCAGGGGCAGGGTGGGCGTGAAGCTGACACGCCTTCCCGGTGAGCCGCATGGGGTCCGAGCCGCGACGACGGGTCTGAGGGTCCACGCCTGCTGCCGCCGCTTCCCCGCAGCGGTCGCTGTGCAGTACGGTAGGGAGGGAGGCGCGTTCGTGGGAGTCCGGCTCTCTGTCCTCGCGTTGATCCTCGCCTTCGGCGCTGCCGTGGCGTCTGCGGCCCCCGAGCGTCCGGTCGTCTACGTCATCCGGGTCGACGGGGTCATCTCGCCCGCTTCGGCGACCTACATCCAGCGCGCGATCACAGAGGCGCACAGAGCCGGTGCGGCAGCCCTGGTCGTGGAACTCGACACGCCCGGCGGTCTGCTGCGGTCCACCGACGACATCACGAAGGCGCTGCTCAATGCGCCCCTCCCGGTGATCGTGTACGTCTCGCCCGCCGGCGCCCGAGCGGCGTCGGCTGGGGTGTTCGTCGTCTACGCGTCCCACGTGGCGGCGATGGCGCCCACGACGAACCTCGGCGCCGCGACGCCGATCGCGGTGGGCGAGGGCCAAGAGACGGAGAGCCAGCGGACCGCCTTGCGCAAGGCCACCGAGGACTCCGTGGCCAAGATCCGCACGATCGCCGAGCGCCGGGGCCGCAACGCAGACTGGGCCGAGCGGGCGATCCGCGAGGCGGCATCGATCTCCTCGGAAGAGGCGGTCCGACTGCGCGTCATCGACTTCCTCGCCGCCGACCTTGCAGAGCTGCTCGTCCGGGCTGACGGCCGGACGGTCGAGGTGGGCGGCGAGAGACGCCTGCTGCGTACGCGCGGCGCCGAGACGGTGCGGCTGGAAATGGATGTTCGGGAGCGGCTGCTGGACGTCCTAGCGGAGCCGAACGTGGGCCTCATCCTCATGACGATCGCGATCTACGGGATCATCTTCGAGCTGAACAATCCCGGTGCGATCTTTCCCGGCGTCGTCGGCGCGATCGCGCTGATCCTGGCCTTTACGTCGTTCGCCATCCTCCAGGTGAACTATGCGGGGTTGGCGCTGATCGGCCTGAGCGTCGCCCTGTTCATCACGGAGCTGTTCACCCCGGGCTTTGGCGTGCTCGGGGTCGGGGGCATCATCTCGTTCATCCTGGGAGGAATTCTG is from Armatimonadota bacterium and encodes:
- a CDS encoding DEAD/DEAH box helicase, which produces MTLDQILGSLRTSRRFAEGFVAWRELPERRASWAPLPSGLHPRLAAALRQRGIDRLYSHQAEAYELSQTGRNVVVATPTASGKTMCFNLPVLDRVLKDPQARALYLFPTKALSADQVDELLGLVDRTDASIRCYTYDGDTPPSARGAIRTAGHIVVTNPDMLHAAILPHHTKWLRLFENLRYVVADELHAYRGVFGSHVANVFRRLRRVCAFYGASPQFIGCSATIANPEEHARRLWGDPCVLVDRSGAPSGRRIFAIYNPPVVNGALGIRRSALLEARDLASEFVRNRIQTIVFARSRLRAELMTTYLTDVARRWALPPASVRGYRAGYLPSERRAIERGLRDGSVRVVASTNALELGVHIGQMQAAVLVGYPGTVASTWQQAGRAGRSSETSVAILVATSDPLDQFLARHPEFFFDRCPEHALVHPDNLLVLTSHLRCAAFELPLRTDESFGPSTFTEILGYLQECGVLHEEDGRWHYVDGAYPAQEVSLRSASVENVVIVDVTQRARPRVIGEVDLASAPALVHEGAIYLHLGRQYHVERLNWEDRKAYVHEVRVDHYTDAQIAADIRVLVESASQRTAVDRAYGEVSVTYRPTIFKKLKLHTHENVGWGKIHLPETTLHTTAYWVTLPEALVRDLSNEQIESALLGLSHALHNAAPLFLMCDPRDLGRTCQIRAPHTGRPTLFLYDAVPGGVGLAERLYGFHAALWEAAAELVAGCPCPAGCPSCVGPPLEVGTDGKTLARALLRAEVP
- a CDS encoding ribonuclease H-like domain-containing protein, with the protein product MRHRLKRREIGAWHPMTGPGFEVLRTSFPAHARRGPVRLSEAPADGTMWLDTETTGLAAGTGTQVFLIGVAFREGVHVVIEQYLLRRLGAERSMLEVVRDRLGQASVLVTYNGRRFDWPLLEVRFRLQRLSLPWDEPPHLDLLPVARRLWRQPVGTARLTAIEWEVLGHRRDRDIPGGLIPSRYIEFLRSGDDALLEDVVDHNREDVLTLLSLHALADAICDGRSPPVPVDPIGLGLHLERLGRQDRALEAYERALAEECDPGRRWTAVRRLARLYRTRGDGRRLFALWMAEAERAILPAQVSLRRAARVARHVLRDPEAALAVVDRALARAEWDGLRGRMQLSGIATLERMRARLVRSSAGRPRRPADGSSPDKDGVCRS
- a CDS encoding ATP-dependent DNA ligase produces the protein MKHRIPGLESLRGGRILGAVATALLSDLARTMHAVAANAAKRQKTAILARYLQTLDDDSLRIACTYLTGRLFPPGTPRKANVGWSAIMSVLQDLTGASDRQVSEAYLRWGDIGDVAAELLRRRRIAPLFASPLTLPGVHETLSEAAAAEGAGSRRARLRALRALLEQASPDEGKYLVRILTGDLRIGLREGLLEDAVAEAFGAHPDAVRRANLLRSDIGEVAVMARHGALGSAALESFHPFRFMLAGTVFTAEEALANGGPVLAEDKYDGVRVQVHRIGDRVAIYSRMLEDVTKSFPDLKEDLRGLGDSYIADGEVVAWRGQRPLPFYALQERLRRVDPGPLLLEVPVVLFVFDLLRLGEEDLLDLPLAARRRRLAELHFGERVRPTLADEVADPQTLTARFRAARDRGNEGLVIKRLDSPYQPGRRGNLWVKWKDELATLDVVVVAVEHGHGRRAGVLSDYTFAIRDGDALRVVGKAYSGLTDREIAELTEWFAAHTVRDRGRYKVVQPRVVLEVAFDAVTRSDRHDSGYALRFPRIKRIRHDKTAQEISTLRDVEAIYQRQRTQEGSGRGSGPLDQGQGGREADTPSR
- a CDS encoding nodulation protein NfeD — translated: MGVRLSVLALILAFGAAVASAAPERPVVYVIRVDGVISPASATYIQRAITEAHRAGAAALVVELDTPGGLLRSTDDITKALLNAPLPVIVYVSPAGARAASAGVFVVYASHVAAMAPTTNLGAATPIAVGEGQETESQRTALRKATEDSVAKIRTIAERRGRNADWAERAIREAASISSEEAVRLRVIDFLAADLAELLVRADGRTVEVGGERRLLRTRGAETVRLEMDVRERLLDVLAEPNVGLILMTIAIYGIIFELNNPGAIFPGVVGAIALILAFTSFAILQVNYAGLALIGLSVALFITELFTPGFGVLGVGGIISFILGGILLTSNQEPYLRTSVELVLVLGLLTGAFFLFAVGAGLRAQRRRPSSGREALVGAVGVARSEIAPAGTVFVQGELWTAEADGDPIQPGERVRVVGLEGLRLRVRREGERS